The Flavobacterium faecale genome has a segment encoding these proteins:
- a CDS encoding glycerate kinase → MKIVIAPDKFKGSLSAMEVCNAIEAGIHKYDATIETIKHPLADGGEGTLTILQNYFELKTAAVVVKDPLFRTTTATYKYNDHTAFIEMANASGLLLVDALDRDCSNSTSFGTGQLVLDAVNKGFRKIILFIGGSATNDGGIGMATALGFGFFSKEGQTVAPVGKELINIDKITTDKVIEVLKSVHFTVVCDVKNPLYGSNGAAQVYAAQKGASLTDIEQLDLGLQNFSVQVEKYLGQNVATLEGAGAAGGMGAGAVCFLNAKMQLGIDFVMEQTGFDVVIQNNIDLIITGEGSVDKQTIEGKVIKGISERARQNKIPFAIVAGIVKDMDLITDNLKPESIQSIMDLGVTVEDAMQNAAVHLTEMTYQMIESNRAN, encoded by the coding sequence ATGAAAATAGTGATAGCACCAGATAAGTTTAAAGGTTCGTTGTCTGCAATGGAAGTTTGCAATGCCATCGAAGCAGGGATTCATAAATATGATGCAACTATTGAAACGATCAAACATCCGTTGGCAGATGGAGGTGAAGGAACCTTGACTATTTTGCAGAATTATTTTGAGTTAAAAACAGCAGCCGTTGTAGTGAAAGATCCTTTGTTTCGCACCACAACAGCTACTTATAAATACAATGATCATACGGCATTTATTGAAATGGCAAATGCATCGGGCTTACTGCTTGTAGATGCATTGGATAGAGATTGCAGCAATTCGACCTCATTTGGTACAGGACAACTCGTCTTGGATGCGGTGAATAAAGGTTTTCGAAAAATAATATTATTTATTGGCGGTTCGGCTACCAATGATGGTGGCATTGGAATGGCAACCGCATTGGGTTTTGGTTTTTTTTCGAAAGAAGGCCAAACTGTTGCACCAGTGGGTAAAGAATTGATCAATATTGATAAAATCACAACAGACAAAGTGATCGAAGTCTTAAAGTCGGTTCATTTTACGGTAGTTTGTGATGTAAAAAATCCCTTGTACGGTAGCAATGGCGCTGCGCAGGTGTATGCTGCGCAAAAAGGAGCTTCACTAACAGATATTGAGCAACTTGATTTGGGATTGCAAAACTTTAGTGTTCAGGTCGAAAAATATTTGGGACAAAATGTAGCAACATTAGAAGGGGCTGGAGCTGCTGGAGGAATGGGTGCTGGAGCAGTTTGTTTTTTAAATGCTAAAATGCAGTTAGGAATAGATTTTGTAATGGAGCAAACAGGTTTTGATGTAGTAATCCAAAATAACATAGATCTAATAATTACTGGTGAAGGAAGTGTAGACAAACAAACCATTGAAGGTAAAGTAATCAAGGGAATTAGTGAGAGAGCACGTCAAAATAAAATTCCGTTTGCAATAGTTGCTGGAATTGTGAAAGATATGGACTTAATTACTGATAATTTGAAGCCAGAAAGTATACAGTCAATAATGGATTTGGGAGTGACGGTAGAAGATGCTATGCAAAATGCAGCAGTACATTTAACCGAAATGACATATCAAATGATAGAAAGTAATAGAGCAAATTGA
- a CDS encoding tetratricopeptide repeat protein, with the protein MQFVLGQKAETDTYVVDTLQIDTYLKKASSLPIEQKAEAVKLFNKASFIAIDRKLEEQVAKVYFKGGMFFYERYDNFEAIKYFNKALPIYENLQMPKALSEINFYLGESYLSVGSDDVAFKYYIRALRLFEDSGNKLRMADCYNGIGTIYGNKNPRVAIKYIKKTFPIFMEAKNYNGIAISYINMANTIANQGKFEQAIVFYSKSLTAVKKTNNRYNLAINYNNIGDCYNNLKQYNKAISYFNHSLALAKGLKSDDFNSLIKYNIAEAKLNLGLYDEAIDYVSSSLELTKTTHNIEIETSSLLLASKAYEKMGKQSLALQFKNDYIDIKQRTLKDTEKKKIQLFQSVLELEKSQFQVSELEVKNENNQLKLQSKRDITYFLVFLLLALVVFVVVLKFQQKAKREFNRQLILKSKEISEMKDRIQIQNDYLSDLNTTKNKLFKIIAHDLKNPLSSIEGFTDLMIHDDGDYDEEESKMYLKVIQESATKASVILNDVLQWAVNQENPVKNKKVDLFKVVTEELKLLEIQALQKEIILENKIDPSLKFITDKNKLATIIRNLISNAIKFTPEKGTVTAISELIDKKICITIRDTGIGMAPNILEKIFVVDYRKSRPGTNSEGGTGLGLILCKDFVEKLGGTITVNSEVGVGSSFSFTLPYCTEECMDQPEIAVEELV; encoded by the coding sequence ATGCAATTTGTTTTAGGGCAAAAGGCAGAGACAGATACCTATGTGGTCGATACTTTGCAAATAGATACTTATCTTAAAAAAGCATCAAGCTTACCAATAGAACAAAAAGCAGAAGCCGTAAAATTATTTAATAAAGCATCTTTTATTGCGATTGATAGAAAGTTAGAGGAGCAAGTCGCAAAGGTTTACTTTAAAGGTGGGATGTTTTTTTACGAGCGATATGATAATTTTGAGGCAATAAAATATTTTAATAAAGCTTTGCCGATTTATGAAAATTTACAAATGCCCAAGGCGTTAAGTGAAATAAATTTTTACTTAGGTGAATCTTATTTGAGTGTAGGATCAGATGACGTAGCATTTAAGTATTACATACGTGCACTGCGTTTGTTTGAAGATAGTGGTAATAAATTGCGAATGGCTGACTGCTATAACGGAATCGGTACAATCTACGGTAATAAAAATCCTCGAGTTGCGATCAAGTATATTAAAAAGACTTTTCCGATTTTTATGGAAGCCAAAAATTATAACGGTATAGCTATAAGTTATATCAATATGGCTAATACCATCGCTAATCAAGGAAAATTTGAACAGGCTATTGTGTTTTATTCCAAGTCTTTGACGGCTGTAAAAAAAACAAATAATCGCTACAACCTAGCAATTAACTACAATAACATTGGTGACTGTTATAATAATCTGAAGCAGTATAATAAGGCAATCTCTTACTTTAATCACTCTTTGGCACTAGCCAAGGGCCTAAAGAGCGATGACTTTAACTCATTAATTAAATATAATATTGCCGAGGCTAAGTTAAATTTGGGACTGTATGATGAAGCCATCGATTATGTCAGCAGTAGCTTAGAATTGACCAAGACTACCCATAATATTGAAATTGAAACCAGTAGTTTACTTTTAGCTTCAAAAGCTTATGAGAAAATGGGTAAGCAGAGTTTGGCACTACAGTTCAAAAATGACTACATTGACATTAAACAAAGAACCCTTAAAGATACCGAAAAAAAGAAAATACAACTTTTTCAGAGTGTTCTTGAACTTGAAAAATCACAATTTCAAGTTAGTGAACTGGAGGTTAAAAATGAAAACAATCAATTAAAATTACAATCAAAAAGAGATATTACTTACTTTCTTGTTTTTTTATTACTCGCTCTGGTAGTCTTTGTTGTCGTTTTAAAATTTCAGCAAAAAGCAAAACGTGAATTCAATCGTCAATTAATTTTGAAATCTAAAGAAATTAGTGAGATGAAGGATAGAATTCAAATTCAAAATGATTACTTAAGCGACTTAAATACAACTAAGAATAAGCTCTTCAAAATTATTGCGCATGATTTGAAAAATCCTTTGAGCTCTATCGAAGGCTTTACCGACTTAATGATCCACGATGATGGTGATTACGACGAAGAAGAGAGTAAAATGTACCTCAAGGTTATTCAAGAGTCTGCAACCAAAGCATCGGTGATTTTAAATGATGTTTTGCAATGGGCCGTAAACCAAGAGAATCCTGTTAAAAATAAAAAAGTTGATTTGTTTAAAGTAGTGACTGAGGAATTAAAACTGCTCGAAATACAAGCACTGCAAAAGGAAATTATACTTGAAAATAAGATTGATCCTAGTTTGAAATTTATCACTGATAAAAATAAATTGGCAACTATAATTCGCAATTTAATTTCGAATGCAATTAAATTTACACCCGAGAAAGGAACTGTGACAGCCATAAGTGAGTTAATAGACAAAAAGATTTGCATCACGATTAGGGATACAGGGATTGGTATGGCTCCAAATATACTCGAAAAAATATTTGTTGTAGATTATCGAAAATCAAGGCCAGGGACTAATAGTGAAGGAGGAACGGGTCTAGGTTTGATTTTATGCAAAGATTTTGTAGAGAAATTGGGCGGAACTATTACTGTAAATTCAGAGGTAGGAGTAGGTTCATCATTTAGTTTTACATTGCCGTATTGCACAGAAGAATGTATGGATCAGCCAGAAATAGCTGTTGAAGAGTTAGTATAA